TTTGGGCATGAGCCAATGGGGAGCTCACAACCTAGCTCAGCGTGGTCACAACTACCAGCAGATTGTTTTGCACTACTACAAAGGCACAGCGCTTGCCAAAATCCAAGTGCAATAGAGGCGCAATAAAGGTGTAGTCAAGTGCTTTTGCTTGCCTACAACGTAACTCTGTAGAGCAGTTCAGGAAGGAGTTAGGAGCCAGAATTTAGAAGCTGAGAGAAATTCTAGATTCTGGCTTTTAGCTCTTTTTTAAGTTCAATCCTGTAACTCTTGAGCCGAGGCTAAAGCGGCATAGCTGGCTAGCTCATGTAATTGAGAGTTATCAAGCTTGATCCAGTTCGCGTAAATAGACGGTGGACATAACTAGCGAGACTCGTTGAGGCGACGTTGCCACTCGGCGTCAATATCGTCCGATCGCTCAACTTCTTGTTCTAAGAGATCGGTTTCAGTGGTGTAAACCAAATCCTCTTGAGTCACCACCGTTTCTGCTGCAAACTGCTTAGCATAATCCAGCTTGCGCTGTAGATCTGGGTCAGCTTGATTGAGCTTCAAGGCTCGTTGCCGACGATTTTGATTGCGAACCGCTAGTTTGCTGTTGCGCCACTGAACCCAGAAATAGCGCACTAGGGGAATGGCTAGAAAGGCCGTACCGTATCCTAGTAATAACCAGTAGATTGATTGGACAAAAGCAACTAAACCTCCTAACTCTGCGGCTACCGTACCATCGGCCAGCAAGCTACCGAGTACCAAGGCACCCACTAGATTGAGTCCACCGAGACCTGTTGCCAGAATAATTTGCCCCGCACCAGCAGCACTAAAGCGCCAGGGAGTTTCTTCTAGATAGGCCGAAACAGAGCGAGGCCGATGCTGCGCTACAGTGGTTTGCAGCTCTGGGAAGTGGTAGACAATGCCACCTTCAGGGCTGACTTCGGGGCGGCCATTGAAGCGAGAGAGGACAGGTATCATGTAGTCTTCGTACTCGTAGCCGTAGCCTTTCCCTACATTGTCTAAGTAGGGGGCAATCTGTTCAGCTACGACTGCCCCTCGATGATTGCGAATTACAGTGCCGATCGCCTGCCAGCGTCGTTCTTCTAAATCAGCGTTGGGGTTGCCATCGCCAAATAAGAACGAAAAGATGGCTTCTAAAAAATTGAGCTGGTTGGGTTCGCTATTACGAGAACGGCGACGGCGGCGTTCGTAGGGGCGATCGTAATAATTGGGGTAAAAGATCCAGAAGATATCGGGGGTAAACCAGAAATTGGGTAGAAAGACGCCCCCCCCGCCTCCGGAGTCGTTGTCATTGTCGCGGCTGGAATTCATCGTTGCTACGATCAAGGCGATCGCCACAATAATCAAAGCGATCGAAACCAGCAGCAGAATGCCAAAGGAAATACGGATGAGGTAGAACAGTATCCGCCAAACCCGGTTCCACCATTCCTGCAAGCGCAGTCGCAAGAATTTGTTGCGTAAGACATTGCGAAAGTTTTTAGGAAAGAGATAAACAACCTCGCCGGATTCAGCGACTTGCAAATGCCCACCAGCATCGGATGCTAGGACCAAAAGCCCCTGTTGGGCGAGGTTAATATCTAGCCCTGCTTGAGCCGCAACATCCCCAACAGTAACGCGGTAATCTAGTTTTTCTACCGCTTGCATAAGCGTGGGATTTGGCACCATCCGCTTCCTTCCCCTGCAAAACCATAATCGTGACTACCTCCAGTATAGGCATCAGGAGTTGTAGTGCTTGACATAGGCCGTTGCGGTTGCCATCCTCATTCCCCTTCCTCGCGCTAGTACAGTAGGAGAAAGGGAATGAGACTCCTGCTCTCCTCTCGCAGTTTTAGCAGACGGACTGGTAGGGAGGGCCAAGAGCCAGAACTTAAAGCCCGAAACCTATTGGCAGCGCTCGGCAATGGATTTTAGCGCTGAGCCTAGATTAGATGCAAACGTGATTGTCTGGACAAACGGAGAGGAGCCAGAGCAAGTCATGCGCGTTTTATTGGTACGGCGTGGAGAAAACCAGGAGTTCGCTTTGACGACAAGGCTGCTACCTGTCCAGGATAGGCCTGTGACAGTCACAGAATTGCTCGCCCCACTGGTTAGTTGAGCTGAGAGAAAAGTAGCATTGGCGATCGTTCCTGTAGAAGGGTTGATACGGGCCAATACGGCTATTTTGGGGCCACCTCCTTGACCATAAGTGGGCAACCAACCACTGGTAGCAAAACGTCGGAAGTCTTGACTGGCTAAACCTTGAGTCCCTGTGGAACTAAAGACTCCATACAGAACACTGCCACCATCCCAAATCAGCCCATACCCAGTACCATCATCATTGGTGACTTCATAATCTGTTTTGCACCAAGTGCGCTGACCATTATCAAAACGGACTAAGCGCGGATTTTTGTTCAGAGATGAAACTTGTTGATAACCGATATAGATGCTAGTGGTGCCGAAGGTGACAGAGGGGCCACCCTTCGCTTTGATTGTGGCCTGACTGTCACTACAGGTAAAAGCGACTGCTTTGCCAACCGCAGCGATTGGGGCGGCTTGTGCAGGTTTTGCGGTCAATTCTGCCCAACTGAGGCTGCCACCCACTCCTAAAAGCGTGGTGAGACCTAAGGCGGTGAGCTTGGTTGTAATGGAACTGGTTTGCTGTGATGGTGCCGAAGCGTTGCGATCGCTACTGCGTAACTGATGAGGTTGCTTTGCAGACAGGTTGATTTGTCGTTGCTCAAGCAACGCAGACAGAAAACGCTGATTCATAGGATATTTCTCCAGCAAAAACTTTGTCAGAAATTTCGTTTCACCGCTTCTACAGGGGTTCTGGCTACCGATAAGCCAACCTGGAAATTCAAACTATGTAGAAACGAGGCAGAGCGCACCAATGAACCTTGGATGTGAATCTTGGACGTGAACCTTGGACGAGTGCAATCTAACTCAGAGGTAGGAGCAGGGAGGACAGAAAATTTACTGAATCTTCAAAATCTTTTACACAAGCTTTAATTTATTTGGAGAATTTTACTGGTACCGCTTAACTTTGTTTGGAAAGTACCCTGTTGACTTCTAACCAACCTGAAAAGTAGAAAAGAGAAAGTTGACTCAGAGTTATATGCAGAAATTTTCGTCGATAGCGATCGCGGCTGGGCTGATATTAATTCCCCTCAAAGCTCCAGCATCTCTGACATCGGCTAGCGCCCAGTCAACTTCCTCCTGGAATGGAGATACGCCCCTCTGCTACATGCAGACTACGAGCCGAGGTTTGGTGGATTTGAGCTATTTATGTCAGCAACAACTCACGCCCCCGCCTCCTAGCAACCCCCAAGTTGTGGTGCTGGATGTTCAGCGCAGTGGCGATCGCGTGGTCGGCCAAGTCCGTAATGACACGGGTAAGCCAGTCAGATTTGCTATTGTCAACTATGCGGTTGCCTCCAGTGCCACACCAGCCACGGAAGCCAGTTTTACTTACGTGACACCAGAATCTCTGCAACCTGGACAAATAGGCAGTTTCACAGGCACCGTTTCCCAACCAGGCACAGTGACAGTTACTTCTGTGGATTGGGAAGCGGAACCTAACAGCTAAATAGGTCGTTACAAACTCAAGCCTTTTAAGGGTTTTTGCTCTGTTCCTGCTTCCAGTCCCTTACTTTGAATCAGGACGTTAAAGTTGCCCAGTCCCATCGGGCTTGCTAGGGCATGTAATGCTTCTCGCCGACTCAGCAAAGTTTGTAAAGACTGTCCCGGTTGGCTGAGATCTGTCTGAGACAGGGCGGCAATGCGATCGCCTAGACCGAGTGCCATCAAAAATAAGCCTTGCTGGATCAGCCCCACTAGTTGCAAGCCACAGCGATCACCTTGGCGTTCTAGAGCGGTAAAGTCTACGTGGGCCGTAATATCTTGATACCCCACATATAGATAAGGATTGTTGTGATAGCGATGTTGGTAGTAGCACTGCAACGTGCCCTCCGATCGCACTGGGCTATAGTAGCGCGTGGCTGGATAACCATAGTCGATGGTGAGGAGATATCCACGCTGCAAGCGATCGGCGACTGTTTTTAACCAATCCAAAGCTGCTAGATTGACCTCAGTTCTATATCCTTCAGGATAATTGCCGGATAACAAAGGGATACCCACCCACTCAAAATATTCTTTGAGTTCAGGGGTTGAGAGTTCTCCCAATTGTTCAGTAAACTGCATCGTCTCCGGAGCAGATGGGCTAGAACCTAGGGAAACATATACTTCTCGCAGTTCTCCCTCAGTTAGCACTACTTGATGGATCGGAAAAGCATCGACTAACTCATTGGAAAAGCAGCAACCCACAATAGAATCAACCGGAATCTCCTCCCAAGTACACCAACGAATGGGGCTAGAGTCTACTAGGGGCTTGTGTGATCGCAGCCGTTGTTGTTGTTGCAGCCGCAGTGTCGGAGATCGTTCTACAATCACATAGTCTATAACTTGAAAGAAATCAGGATATTGCTGTTGGAGATATTGCAAAATATCTGTGGCTAAAATCCCCTGACCTGCCCCCATCTCTAGCAACGTAAAAGGAGAAGGTTGCCCTAGCGATCGCCACATATCCACAAATTGCTCCGCCAGCAGTTCACCAAAGTCGGAACCTAAATGCGGTGAGGTGAAAAAATCTCCTTGGGCACCAATGGTGACAGCCCTAGTGGAATAGTAACCTTGTTGCGGATGGTAGAGAGCCAAATCCATGTAGTCCGCGAAAGTAATCCGCTGATCGGGACTATTGGTAATTTTCTGGGCAATTACATTGCAGAGTGCCGAGTTACTACCCTCCGGGTAGCGTTGCTGAGCTGTCATAGTTTCGATTGTAATTTTTTTGCTCTTAATTCTTTTGCTCT
This region of Trichocoleus desertorum NBK24 genomic DNA includes:
- a CDS encoding class I SAM-dependent methyltransferase, whose translation is MTAQQRYPEGSNSALCNVIAQKITNSPDQRITFADYMDLALYHPQQGYYSTRAVTIGAQGDFFTSPHLGSDFGELLAEQFVDMWRSLGQPSPFTLLEMGAGQGILATDILQYLQQQYPDFFQVIDYVIVERSPTLRLQQQQRLRSHKPLVDSSPIRWCTWEEIPVDSIVGCCFSNELVDAFPIHQVVLTEGELREVYVSLGSSPSAPETMQFTEQLGELSTPELKEYFEWVGIPLLSGNYPEGYRTEVNLAALDWLKTVADRLQRGYLLTIDYGYPATRYYSPVRSEGTLQCYYQHRYHNNPYLYVGYQDITAHVDFTALERQGDRCGLQLVGLIQQGLFLMALGLGDRIAALSQTDLSQPGQSLQTLLSRREALHALASPMGLGNFNVLIQSKGLEAGTEQKPLKGLSL